A genomic stretch from Streptomyces sp. QL37 includes:
- a CDS encoding alpha/beta hydrolase: protein MDKTLSRDGTSIAYRRHGDGPPVILVGGALSTAADEAPLAALLAPRFTVVTYDRRGRGASGDGGPYALRREIEDLAAVAATAGERVSVFGMLSGGALALEAQAAGLPVDLLAVYEPPYTPGPGGLLYKSRCTALLHRLLAAGDRGGAVELYLSRTGVPEETIARMRRAPLWSGLEAVAHTLAYDDALLGDGSVPAGRLTSVTARTLVVTGGFSTARAHETTLALAAAIPRARHRTLTGQTRELAPHAIAPVLADFFARDVFAGRAS, encoded by the coding sequence ATGGACAAGACTCTCTCCCGTGACGGCACGTCGATCGCGTATCGCCGCCACGGTGACGGGCCGCCGGTGATCCTGGTCGGCGGTGCCCTGAGCACCGCGGCCGACGAGGCACCGCTGGCCGCTCTGCTGGCCCCGCGCTTCACGGTCGTCACATACGACCGCAGGGGCCGCGGGGCGAGCGGCGACGGCGGGCCGTACGCGCTCCGCCGCGAGATCGAGGACCTGGCCGCGGTCGCGGCGACGGCGGGTGAGCGCGTCTCGGTGTTCGGCATGCTGTCGGGCGGGGCGCTGGCCCTGGAGGCGCAGGCCGCGGGGCTGCCCGTGGACCTCCTCGCGGTCTACGAGCCCCCGTACACCCCGGGCCCCGGCGGCCTCCTGTACAAGTCGCGCTGCACGGCGCTGCTGCACCGGCTGCTGGCGGCGGGTGACCGGGGCGGTGCCGTCGAGCTGTACCTGTCGCGGACGGGGGTCCCGGAGGAGACGATCGCCCGCATGCGCCGGGCCCCGCTCTGGTCCGGCCTCGAAGCGGTGGCCCACACCCTCGCGTACGACGACGCCCTGCTGGGGGACGGCTCGGTCCCGGCCGGGCGGCTGACGTCCGTCACGGCGCGCACCCTGGTGGTGACCGGCGGTTTCAGCACCGCGCGGGCCCATGAGACGACCCTCGCCCTGGCGGCCGCGATCCCCCGGGCCAGGCACCGCACCCTGACCGGCCAGACCCGCGAGCTGGCCCCGCACGCGATCGCGCCGGTCCTGGCGGACTTCTTCGCCCGGGACGTGTTCGCGGGCCGGGCGTCCTGA
- a CDS encoding methionine synthase — MSEKSGFSASAATGIGSMPGGDAREAAKTVTGSFADGQGMPYLAELPARGPGADMIGRTVGLLVEMYGHVEPSGWRISDRPGRDTRRARSWLGEDLDALEEFTQGYEGLLKVQAVGPWTLAASLELRGGEAMLGDPGACRDLAGSLAEGLRSHLAEVRRRIPGAEIVLQLDEPSLTAVLRGRVRSASGYRTYRAVDRQVVEGTLRELLAVNGDGPTVVHSCAPEVPFALLRRAGAGGVSFDFSLLTEREEEAIGEAVEGGTQLFLGVVPGIDAASTALSDPGGSVSEVRTLWSRLGLNPGTLSESVVITPSCGLAGASPAYARAALAHCARAARSLADNPE, encoded by the coding sequence GTGAGCGAGAAGAGCGGGTTCAGCGCGAGTGCAGCCACCGGGATCGGATCCATGCCGGGGGGAGACGCCCGGGAGGCGGCCAAGACCGTCACCGGGTCCTTCGCCGACGGCCAGGGCATGCCGTATCTCGCGGAGCTGCCCGCGCGGGGCCCGGGCGCGGACATGATCGGGCGCACCGTCGGCCTGCTCGTCGAGATGTACGGCCATGTCGAACCCAGCGGCTGGCGGATCAGCGACCGCCCCGGCCGCGACACCCGCCGTGCCCGCTCCTGGCTCGGCGAGGACCTCGACGCGCTGGAGGAGTTCACCCAGGGCTACGAGGGGCTGCTCAAGGTCCAGGCCGTCGGACCCTGGACCCTGGCCGCCTCGCTGGAACTGCGGGGCGGCGAGGCCATGCTGGGCGACCCGGGCGCCTGTCGCGACCTGGCGGGCTCGCTGGCCGAGGGGCTGCGCTCCCACCTCGCGGAGGTGCGGCGCAGGATCCCCGGCGCCGAGATCGTGCTCCAGCTCGACGAACCGTCCCTGACCGCAGTGCTGCGGGGACGGGTCAGGTCGGCGAGCGGCTACCGCACCTACCGTGCCGTGGACCGCCAGGTCGTCGAGGGCACGCTGCGCGAGCTGCTCGCGGTGAACGGCGACGGGCCCACGGTCGTCCACTCGTGTGCCCCGGAGGTGCCGTTCGCGCTGCTGCGCCGTGCCGGCGCCGGCGGAGTCTCCTTCGACTTCTCCCTGCTCACCGAGCGTGAGGAGGAGGCGATCGGGGAAGCCGTCGAAGGCGGTACCCAGCTCTTCCTCGGCGTGGTTCCCGGCATCGACGCCGCCTCGACCGCATTGTCGGACCCGGGCGGTAGCGTCAGTGAGGTCAGGACGTTGTGGAGCAGGCTGGGACTGAATCCGGGGACTCTCAGCGAGTCCGTCGTGATCACCCCGTCCTGCGGGCTGGCGGGGGCGTCGCCCGCGTACGCGCGCGCCGCGCTCGCCCACTGCGCCCGGGCCGCGAGGTCGCTCGCGGACAACCCTGAGTAG
- a CDS encoding RNase A-like domain-containing protein — MRTRSATYTDRETAQWATQQVVTANEQAIHHWLAQSTRQRLTIEAAWPSRPDPVGRVLLQAMMLAGRPAVDVRSARVVLRREPTRSHGFVVHSTAPIYL, encoded by the coding sequence ATGCGAACCCGCAGCGCGACGTACACCGACCGTGAGACCGCCCAATGGGCCACCCAGCAGGTCGTGACCGCCAACGAACAGGCCATTCACCACTGGCTGGCCCAGTCCACCCGGCAGCGCCTCACCATCGAGGCGGCGTGGCCCTCCCGCCCCGACCCGGTCGGGCGGGTGCTGCTCCAGGCGATGATGCTCGCCGGTCGTCCCGCCGTCGACGTGCGCTCCGCACGGGTCGTCCTCAGGCGCGAGCCCACGCGGTCCCATGGATTCGTCGTCCACTCCACCGCCCCGATCTACCTCTAG
- a CDS encoding bifunctional diguanylate cyclase/phosphodiesterase, translated as MKPTESAAPVSRLQGFVGLTSKVGAVVVAVAAVQLVTGFYRTVHDGHALFPAGTAGWSLALLTGIIVGHLVALGRDRWWGGTGSGAALTLAVLLLYGWVAAGLVSLVVVVLVGTARRHRWWQGLLHGAVDILGIGAAALVLAAFGDVPSVETPWRPLHWGIDAVPEVLLAAGTYLLVTRFLLWYARASQSGGLPTIARTALLRQGLVAVALLGIAPLICVVASAKPVLLPLFAVPLIALDSTLWIARARAEEQLRDPLTGLPNRQWLLERTWTALEEAGSTGTRTALVLIDLDRFRAVNDTLGHLAGDRLLLQIAERLRLALPRGAEAARLGGDEFAVLLPTADSITSAQRIARNLVAELSSPLDLDGLTLVLEASAGVAVHPDHALDAEGLLRRADVAMYQAKRDRTGVEVYESKRDSNTPDRLGLLGDLRRALDAREVELHYQPKVRFDGQVAGLEALVRWVHPERGRVPPDEFIAIAESSGLMPHLTEYVLETALAQVARWRAQGLFVPVAVNVSPRDVHTPGFAGSVAARLARHGVPAGALQLEITEHVLLEDPQRAADTLAGLTGHGVKMSLDDFGTGYSSLVHLRKLPVSELKIDRSFVARLAVDNEDAEIVRCTIDLAHSLGLIVVAEGVEDDETWERLRDLRCDAVQGWLVAAAMPPQETTAWLRARGEHGWRRPADLEAAAAALKPEVEQQRPAGRAVSGPATA; from the coding sequence ATGAAACCGACCGAGAGCGCCGCACCGGTGTCGCGGCTGCAAGGTTTCGTGGGCCTCACGTCCAAGGTGGGCGCCGTCGTGGTGGCGGTCGCCGCCGTGCAGTTGGTGACCGGGTTCTACCGGACGGTCCACGACGGGCACGCGCTCTTCCCGGCCGGCACAGCAGGCTGGTCGCTCGCCCTGCTCACCGGAATCATCGTGGGCCATCTGGTCGCCCTCGGGCGCGACCGCTGGTGGGGCGGTACCGGTTCCGGCGCCGCCCTCACCCTCGCCGTCCTGCTGCTCTACGGCTGGGTGGCCGCGGGCCTGGTCAGCCTCGTCGTCGTGGTGCTCGTCGGTACGGCCAGGCGGCACCGGTGGTGGCAGGGCCTGCTGCACGGGGCGGTGGACATACTCGGCATCGGGGCGGCCGCGCTGGTCCTGGCCGCCTTCGGCGATGTCCCGAGCGTCGAAACGCCCTGGCGGCCACTCCACTGGGGTATCGACGCCGTACCGGAAGTCCTGCTCGCCGCCGGTACCTATCTCCTCGTCACCCGCTTCCTGCTCTGGTACGCCAGGGCGTCCCAGAGCGGCGGGCTGCCGACGATCGCCCGCACCGCCCTGCTGCGCCAGGGGCTCGTCGCGGTCGCCCTGCTCGGCATCGCCCCGCTGATCTGCGTGGTGGCCTCGGCCAAGCCCGTGCTGCTGCCGCTCTTCGCCGTCCCGCTGATCGCGCTCGACTCCACGCTGTGGATCGCCCGCGCACGGGCCGAGGAGCAGCTGAGGGATCCGCTCACCGGGCTGCCCAACCGCCAGTGGCTCCTGGAGAGGACGTGGACGGCGCTGGAGGAGGCCGGCAGCACCGGCACCAGAACCGCCCTGGTCCTCATCGACCTCGACCGCTTCCGGGCCGTCAACGACACCCTCGGACACCTCGCCGGTGACCGGCTGCTTCTCCAGATAGCGGAGCGCCTGCGGCTCGCCCTGCCGCGCGGCGCGGAGGCCGCACGGCTCGGCGGCGACGAGTTCGCCGTGCTGCTGCCGACGGCGGACTCGATCACCAGCGCCCAGCGCATCGCCCGCAATCTGGTCGCCGAGCTCTCCTCGCCCCTCGACCTCGACGGGCTCACGCTGGTACTGGAGGCGAGCGCGGGGGTCGCCGTCCACCCCGATCACGCGCTGGACGCCGAAGGGCTCCTCAGGCGGGCGGACGTGGCCATGTACCAGGCCAAGCGGGACCGCACCGGCGTGGAGGTCTACGAGTCCAAGCGCGACAGCAACACCCCGGACCGGCTCGGCCTGCTGGGCGACCTTCGCCGGGCCCTGGACGCCCGAGAGGTGGAGCTCCACTACCAGCCCAAGGTCCGCTTCGACGGCCAGGTGGCGGGCCTCGAAGCGCTCGTGCGCTGGGTGCACCCGGAGCGCGGACGGGTCCCCCCGGACGAGTTCATCGCGATCGCGGAATCCTCCGGGCTGATGCCCCACCTCACCGAGTACGTCCTGGAGACGGCGCTGGCCCAGGTGGCCCGGTGGCGGGCTCAGGGGCTGTTCGTCCCCGTCGCGGTCAACGTCTCGCCGCGCGACGTCCACACTCCCGGCTTCGCGGGCAGCGTCGCCGCCCGGCTCGCCAGGCACGGCGTCCCGGCCGGAGCGCTGCAGCTGGAGATAACCGAGCACGTCCTGCTGGAGGACCCTCAGCGGGCCGCGGACACCCTGGCCGGGCTGACCGGGCACGGCGTGAAGATGTCCCTCGACGACTTCGGCACCGGCTACTCCTCCCTCGTCCATCTCCGGAAGCTGCCGGTCAGCGAGCTCAAGATCGACCGGTCGTTCGTCGCGCGGCTGGCCGTGGACAACGAGGACGCCGAGATCGTCCGCTGCACCATCGACCTGGCCCATTCGCTCGGCCTGATCGTCGTCGCCGAGGGCGTCGAGGACGACGAGACCTGGGAGCGGCTGCGGGACCTGCGATGCGACGCAGTGCAGGGGTGGCTCGTCGCCGCCGCGATGCCGCCGCAGGAGACGACGGCCTGGCTGCGGGCCCGGGGCGAGCACGGGTGGCGGAGGCCCGCCGACCTGGAGGCCGCCGCGGCGGCTCTGAAACCCGAGGTGGAGCAGCAGCGCCCGGCCGGGCGGGCGGTGTCCGGCCCGGCGACGGCCTGA
- a CDS encoding SDR family oxidoreductase, producing MPTHLITGAGSGIGAAVARRLLERGDELVLLARDAGRAKELAALHPGARTLVGDLGNPDRLSWAFGQQPMPERLDSLLHIAGVVELGTIGDLTPKAWHFQLNANLVSPAELTRLLLPQLRVAQGHVVFVNSGAGLAAHAEWGAYAASKHGLKALADSLRHEEHGNGVRVTSVYPGRTASPMQAKVHQQEGKEYDASRWIDPESVATTILLALDLPRDAEINDLTVRPGR from the coding sequence ATGCCTACTCATCTCATCACCGGCGCCGGCTCCGGCATCGGAGCGGCCGTCGCCCGCCGTCTCCTGGAGCGCGGCGACGAGCTCGTGCTGCTCGCCCGGGACGCGGGACGCGCCAAGGAACTGGCCGCGCTCCACCCCGGGGCCCGCACGCTCGTCGGCGACCTCGGCAACCCCGACCGGCTCTCCTGGGCCTTCGGGCAGCAGCCGATGCCCGAACGCCTCGACTCGCTGCTGCACATCGCGGGGGTCGTCGAACTCGGCACGATCGGAGACCTCACCCCGAAGGCCTGGCACTTCCAGCTCAACGCCAACCTGGTCTCCCCGGCCGAGCTGACACGGCTGCTGCTGCCGCAGCTGCGCGTAGCCCAGGGGCACGTCGTCTTCGTGAACTCCGGCGCCGGCCTCGCGGCGCACGCCGAATGGGGCGCGTACGCCGCGAGCAAGCACGGGCTGAAGGCCCTCGCGGACTCGCTGCGCCACGAGGAGCACGGCAACGGGGTCAGGGTCACCTCCGTCTACCCGGGCCGCACCGCCAGCCCCATGCAGGCCAAGGTCCACCAGCAGGAGGGCAAGGAGTACGACGCCTCGCGCTGGATCGACCCGGAATCGGTGGCCACCACGATCCTGCTCGCACTCGATCTGCCGAGGGACGCCGAGATCAACGACCTGACGGTCCGCCCCGGCCGCTGA
- a CDS encoding DUF427 domain-containing protein: MTSITGHTITVEPAAVHVRAVHDGQVLAESRRPLVLRETGCPDRYYLPPEDVRTGLLTPSDTRTHCPFKGDASYWSLPEAADLVWAYPEPKEQVAAIKGHFCFYATDVVTD, encoded by the coding sequence ATGACCTCCATCACAGGACACACGATCACCGTCGAACCGGCCGCCGTGCACGTGCGCGCGGTGCACGACGGGCAGGTGCTCGCCGAGAGCCGCCGCCCCCTGGTGCTGCGCGAGACGGGCTGCCCCGACCGCTACTACCTGCCGCCCGAGGACGTGCGGACCGGCCTGCTGACGCCCTCGGACACGCGTACGCACTGCCCCTTCAAGGGTGACGCGTCGTACTGGTCGCTGCCGGAAGCGGCGGACCTCGTCTGGGCCTACCCGGAGCCCAAGGAACAAGTCGCGGCGATCAAGGGGCACTTCTGCTTCTACGCCACGGACGTGGTCACCGACTGA
- a CDS encoding TIGR00730 family Rossman fold protein, with protein sequence MNICVFLSAADLDDRYTRPAREFAELLGRGGHTLVWGGSESGLMKVVADGVQESGGRLVGVSVDFLAAKARTNADEMVIAKDLAERKALLLEKSDAIVIMVGGTGTLDEATEILELKKHAKHTKPVVLLNTAGFYDGLHQQFRRMEDEGFLPVPLTELVFFAEDGVGALAYLEESAGLR encoded by the coding sequence ATGAACATCTGTGTCTTCCTCTCCGCCGCCGACCTCGACGACCGCTACACCCGGCCCGCCCGTGAATTCGCCGAGCTGCTGGGCCGGGGCGGACACACCCTGGTCTGGGGCGGCTCGGAGAGCGGGCTGATGAAGGTCGTCGCCGACGGTGTCCAGGAGTCCGGCGGACGGCTGGTCGGGGTGTCCGTGGACTTCCTGGCGGCCAAGGCGCGGACGAACGCCGACGAGATGGTGATAGCCAAGGACCTGGCCGAGCGCAAGGCGCTGCTCCTGGAGAAGTCCGACGCCATCGTGATCATGGTCGGCGGGACCGGAACGCTCGACGAGGCGACGGAGATCCTGGAGCTGAAGAAGCACGCCAAGCACACCAAGCCCGTCGTCCTGCTGAACACCGCAGGGTTCTACGACGGCCTGCACCAGCAGTTCCGCCGTATGGAGGACGAGGGTTTCCTGCCGGTCCCGCTGACCGAGCTGGTCTTCTTCGCCGAGGACGGCGTCGGCGCGCTCGCCTACCTGGAGGAGTCGGCCGGCCTGCGGTGA
- a CDS encoding RNase A-like domain-containing protein → MAEPTPGPSPSATPPADSDPPKDSPGGAEPTPEPSPGSLEDPQGRDISRHDSGSAERERRRNVEELKPAAPPDAGGGFDISPGHVYYASGLVSNEQFEFDKSATLLVDAVGGWSQTQVAGRGHGADAFAAAYADVADSFLQLWAKTIMSIEGVIVGLTVTANNYQRADWAARQANRQHRGEEPPHRSPPATVGRTTYQPVSSIKWTGTGDDSGPILAWAGNGPDWLAEQIDEAMEHVLRLGKTVEITPGARTGELRGIGDAWLAASKAAKASATNFTSCIAYLTDGGNSEWQGAMNSFCQSIWGTTAWGGTRGIADAQPAPRGAANSREWRTNPSESPAGRRPIIEVLARTGETLHRAFHDAADAADKSRKITSQLGVDAANATVKDLTVGLDLGELTRLGATLAFGEITATFAKHMDKAGADAAVEACHNAFHEAARKVRGLEPELKEASWSAPTFAAEEARARAFGARALDEFKPRHRWTRPGHTDLNIYQIDLASTEWLENSHTVNKHVGLTDEQLAQRLRDDLKKPPRPGTEWEYGQPKVARASAFKDIDSAQRMTQYTIDDNQDAIKEWIERQPDAPERLDIRVSNTANPDEYSGRSIDKQEIKASPFPADKAVNVKGVETRLVYNRDLDPPFTVLSSMPAYVKEPST, encoded by the coding sequence ATGGCCGAGCCGACTCCCGGTCCTTCTCCTTCGGCCACACCTCCGGCCGACAGCGACCCGCCCAAGGATTCCCCTGGTGGCGCCGAGCCGACTCCTGAGCCCTCGCCCGGTTCCCTCGAGGACCCGCAGGGGCGGGACATCTCACGTCATGACTCCGGTTCGGCCGAGCGGGAGCGCAGGAGGAATGTCGAGGAGCTCAAGCCGGCAGCGCCTCCGGACGCGGGCGGCGGGTTCGACATCTCGCCGGGGCACGTCTACTACGCGTCGGGCCTCGTCAGTAACGAGCAGTTCGAATTCGACAAGTCCGCGACGCTGCTGGTCGACGCAGTCGGAGGGTGGAGCCAGACTCAGGTGGCGGGGCGCGGGCACGGCGCTGACGCCTTCGCTGCTGCCTATGCGGACGTGGCCGACAGCTTTCTCCAGCTGTGGGCCAAGACCATCATGAGCATCGAAGGAGTCATCGTCGGCCTGACAGTGACGGCGAACAACTACCAGCGAGCGGACTGGGCCGCCAGGCAAGCCAACCGGCAGCATCGCGGAGAGGAGCCCCCGCACAGGAGCCCACCGGCCACCGTGGGTAGAACCACGTACCAGCCGGTCTCCTCGATCAAGTGGACCGGGACGGGGGACGACTCCGGCCCGATCCTCGCGTGGGCAGGTAACGGCCCGGACTGGCTCGCCGAACAGATCGACGAGGCCATGGAACACGTCCTCAGGCTCGGCAAGACCGTGGAGATCACCCCTGGGGCCCGGACGGGCGAGCTGCGGGGCATAGGCGACGCGTGGCTTGCGGCCTCGAAGGCGGCGAAGGCCTCTGCCACCAACTTCACCTCGTGCATCGCCTATCTCACCGACGGTGGCAACAGTGAGTGGCAGGGGGCGATGAACTCCTTCTGCCAGTCGATATGGGGCACGACTGCGTGGGGTGGAACCCGGGGGATCGCCGATGCACAACCGGCGCCCCGTGGTGCTGCGAACTCGCGCGAGTGGAGGACCAATCCGTCGGAGTCGCCAGCAGGAAGGCGGCCGATCATCGAGGTCCTCGCGCGAACCGGTGAAACGCTGCACCGGGCCTTCCACGATGCGGCAGACGCGGCGGACAAGTCACGGAAGATCACCTCCCAGCTAGGTGTCGACGCAGCAAACGCCACTGTCAAGGACCTGACGGTCGGTCTCGACTTGGGCGAGCTGACCAGACTTGGTGCCACCCTGGCGTTCGGGGAGATCACCGCCACTTTTGCCAAGCACATGGACAAGGCGGGCGCGGATGCGGCGGTGGAGGCCTGCCATAACGCCTTCCACGAGGCGGCGCGGAAGGTGCGAGGGCTCGAACCCGAACTGAAGGAAGCCTCGTGGAGCGCTCCGACCTTCGCAGCGGAAGAGGCACGCGCTCGCGCTTTCGGGGCCCGCGCGCTCGACGAGTTCAAGCCACGCCATCGCTGGACCCGGCCTGGCCACACAGACCTCAACATCTACCAGATCGATCTGGCGTCGACCGAGTGGCTGGAGAACTCGCACACCGTGAACAAGCATGTCGGCCTGACGGACGAACAGCTTGCCCAGCGTCTGCGGGACGATTTGAAGAAGCCGCCTCGACCGGGGACAGAGTGGGAATACGGGCAGCCCAAGGTTGCCAGAGCGTCCGCATTCAAGGACATCGACTCGGCGCAACGGATGACGCAGTACACCATCGACGATAATCAGGACGCCATCAAGGAATGGATCGAGCGGCAGCCCGATGCCCCGGAGCGGCTCGACATCCGCGTTTCCAACACCGCCAACCCGGATGAATACAGCGGCCGGAGCATTGACAAGCAGGAGATAAAGGCCTCACCGTTCCCTGCGGACAAGGCGGTAAATGTGAAGGGGGTCGAAACGCGCCTCGTATACAATCGCGACCTGGACCCGCCCTTCACGGTTTTGTCGTCCATGCCTGCTTACGTCAAGGAACCGTCGACCTGA
- a CDS encoding contact-dependent growth inhibition system immunity protein, whose amino-acid sequence MPLKPLEHDRKYGELDQVVRAYLGRSADDEEAITGYLRHTWRTRPWSIATAEFQLREYARNPPGRLRLRLGEFYPVPDVGLPDEQIQAWLLRLADRLKESIETGQAPPPAPPQTHWEWHARFPELAQLLGGWYSQDMPDEFEDHEAALQDYLDSTDPGLVAQLTGELHDLLALPVEELDYVTGLAELGLEVEPPAPLSSVGWLVELARTVDRR is encoded by the coding sequence GTGCCCCTCAAGCCACTCGAACACGACCGCAAGTACGGTGAGTTGGATCAGGTTGTCCGCGCCTACCTGGGGCGGTCCGCCGACGACGAGGAAGCCATCACCGGCTATCTGCGCCACACCTGGCGCACGCGCCCCTGGTCCATCGCCACCGCCGAGTTCCAGCTCCGTGAATACGCTCGGAATCCTCCGGGCCGACTGCGGCTGCGCCTGGGCGAGTTCTATCCCGTGCCTGATGTGGGGCTGCCGGACGAGCAGATCCAGGCCTGGCTGCTGAGGCTCGCGGACCGCCTCAAAGAGAGCATCGAGACCGGCCAGGCCCCGCCGCCCGCACCGCCGCAGACCCACTGGGAGTGGCACGCCCGCTTCCCTGAGCTCGCCCAGTTGCTGGGGGGCTGGTACTCGCAGGACATGCCGGACGAGTTCGAGGATCACGAGGCCGCGCTGCAGGACTACCTGGACAGCACGGACCCCGGACTGGTGGCTCAACTCACCGGCGAGCTTCATGACCTGCTCGCACTCCCCGTCGAGGAGCTCGACTACGTCACCGGGCTGGCTGAACTCGGCCTCGAAGTCGAGCCCCCCGCCCCGCTCAGCTCGGTCGGATGGCTTGTCGAACTCGCCCGGACGGTCGACCGTCGCTGA
- the ligA gene encoding NAD-dependent DNA ligase LigA, with the protein MAGEEQAQQLTGVPAEVREQHALLAEQIEEHRFRYYVKDQPVIDDAEFDRQMRALEAIEDEHPELRTPDSPTQKVAGPYTTEFTSVEHRERLLSLDNAFDDLELAAWADRVAKDVGRGGYHFLCELKVDGLAVNLTYEHGRLTRAATRGDGRTGEDITPNVRTIAEIPLRLKGDRVPELVEIRGEVFFPMEAFEGLNARLVEAGDKPFANPRNAAAGSLRQKDPKVTATRPLHMVVHGIGAREGFDIDRLSQAYDLLREWGLPTAKHNKVVESLDEVREFIAYFGENRQSVEHEIDGVVVKLDEIPLQGRLGSTSRAPRWAIAWKYAPQEVNTKLVNIRVGVGRTGRVTPYAQVEPVEVAGSEVEFATLHNQNVVKAKGVLIGDTVVLRKAGDVIPEILGPVVDLRDGSEREFVMPSECPECGTALRPMKEADIDLRCPNARSCPAQLRERLAYLAGRKCLDIDHFGYVAAAALTKPLEPAEPPLVDEGDLFGLTVEQLLPIRAYVLDADSGLPKRDPKTGEEKIATVFANQQGEPKKNALGMLEGIAAARQAPLARILTGLSIRHVGPVAAVELARQFRSVDRIDAATEEELAAADGVGPIIAASVKQWFAEDWHREILRKWREAGVRMEEEGAGEDEGPRPLEGLTVVVTGTLTAHTRDGAKEALQSLGAKVTGSVSKKTSFVVVGDNPGSKYDKAMQLKVPVLDEDGFAVLLEQGPDAAREAAVPVEEI; encoded by the coding sequence ATGGCCGGCGAAGAGCAGGCGCAGCAGCTGACCGGTGTGCCGGCGGAGGTGCGGGAACAGCACGCACTGCTCGCCGAGCAGATCGAGGAGCACCGCTTCCGGTATTACGTGAAGGACCAGCCCGTCATCGACGACGCCGAGTTCGACCGGCAGATGCGGGCGCTGGAGGCCATCGAGGACGAGCACCCCGAGCTGCGCACACCGGACTCGCCGACACAGAAGGTCGCGGGCCCCTACACCACGGAATTCACCTCCGTCGAGCACCGTGAGCGCCTGCTCTCCCTCGACAACGCGTTCGACGACCTGGAGCTCGCGGCCTGGGCCGATCGCGTGGCCAAGGACGTGGGCAGGGGCGGGTACCACTTCCTGTGCGAGCTCAAGGTGGACGGCCTCGCCGTCAACCTCACGTACGAGCACGGCAGGCTGACCCGCGCGGCGACCCGGGGCGACGGGCGCACGGGGGAGGACATCACCCCCAACGTCCGCACGATCGCCGAGATCCCGCTCCGTCTCAAGGGCGACCGCGTCCCCGAGCTCGTCGAGATCCGGGGCGAGGTCTTCTTCCCCATGGAGGCCTTCGAGGGGCTCAACGCCCGGCTGGTCGAGGCCGGCGACAAGCCCTTCGCCAACCCGCGCAACGCGGCGGCCGGTTCGCTGCGGCAGAAGGACCCGAAGGTCACGGCCACCCGCCCGCTCCACATGGTGGTGCACGGCATCGGAGCCCGTGAGGGCTTCGACATCGACCGGCTCTCCCAGGCCTACGACCTGCTGAGGGAGTGGGGCCTGCCCACCGCCAAGCACAACAAGGTGGTCGAATCCCTCGACGAGGTCCGGGAGTTCATCGCCTATTTCGGCGAGAACCGGCAGTCCGTCGAGCACGAGATCGACGGCGTCGTCGTCAAGCTCGACGAGATCCCGCTCCAGGGCAGGCTGGGCTCCACCTCGCGCGCACCCCGCTGGGCGATCGCCTGGAAGTACGCCCCCCAGGAGGTCAACACCAAGCTGGTCAACATCCGGGTCGGCGTCGGACGCACCGGCCGGGTCACGCCGTACGCCCAGGTCGAGCCGGTCGAGGTGGCCGGTTCGGAGGTCGAATTCGCCACCCTGCACAACCAGAACGTGGTGAAGGCCAAGGGCGTCCTCATCGGTGACACGGTGGTGCTCCGCAAGGCGGGCGACGTCATCCCGGAGATCCTCGGCCCGGTCGTCGACCTGCGGGACGGCAGCGAGCGGGAGTTCGTCATGCCGTCCGAGTGCCCCGAGTGCGGGACGGCGCTGCGGCCCATGAAGGAGGCCGACATCGACCTCCGCTGCCCCAACGCCCGCTCCTGCCCCGCCCAGTTGCGGGAGCGCCTGGCCTATCTCGCGGGCCGCAAGTGCCTGGACATCGACCACTTCGGTTATGTGGCGGCCGCGGCCCTGACCAAGCCCCTGGAGCCCGCCGAGCCGCCCCTGGTGGACGAGGGTGACCTCTTCGGCCTGACGGTGGAGCAGCTGCTGCCGATCCGGGCGTACGTCCTGGACGCCGACAGCGGGCTGCCCAAGCGCGACCCGAAGACCGGCGAGGAGAAGATCGCCACGGTCTTCGCCAACCAGCAGGGTGAGCCGAAGAAGAACGCCCTCGGCATGCTGGAAGGCATCGCGGCGGCCAGACAGGCCCCGCTCGCCCGGATCCTCACCGGCCTCTCGATCCGGCATGTGGGCCCGGTGGCCGCAGTCGAGCTGGCCAGGCAGTTCCGGTCCGTCGACCGGATCGACGCGGCGACCGAGGAGGAGCTGGCCGCGGCCGACGGAGTGGGCCCCATCATCGCCGCCTCGGTCAAGCAGTGGTTCGCCGAGGACTGGCACCGCGAGATCCTGCGCAAGTGGCGGGAGGCCGGGGTCCGGATGGAGGAAGAGGGCGCGGGCGAGGACGAGGGGCCGCGACCGCTGGAGGGGCTCACCGTCGTGGTCACCGGCACCCTGACCGCGCACACCAGGGACGGAGCCAAGGAGGCGCTCCAGAGCCTCGGGGCGAAGGTCACCGGATCCGTCTCGAAGAAGACCTCCTTCGTGGTGGTTGGTGACAACCCGGGGTCCAAGTACGACAAGGCGATGCAGCTGAAGGTGCCCGTCCTCGACGAGGACGGCTTCGCCGTGCTGCTGGAGCAAGGGCCGGACGCGGCCCGGGAGGCCGCTGTTCCCGTGGAGGAGATCTGA